ACTGTTGTTCCTTCGTTAAGCGAGCAGTGTTAAACAGAGCAGGTCGCTTCAGGCTCCGCCGGGTCGACATAGGCTAGCCTAGCTTGCGTGTCCCGTTTGCCGCTGAGCTCCGTGGGTTTCCCTGATCCGTCTCTCGCTGAGGATGAAGGTGAAGATCAAGCAGTGGAACGGAGTTGCGTCCTGGTTGTGGGTGGCCAACGATGAAAACTGCGGCATCTGCAGGATGCCCTTCAACGGCTGCTGTCCAGACTGTGAGTTAACGCGCCCGCGTGCAGATGTTTAATTCCTGTGAAGAAAGAAGTAGAAATCCCACCATCGGTTTAAAGAAATCTTTGTGATGTTTATGTTTCCTCGTAGCATAAAGGCAATTGAGCCGTAATGGCGTTTAAAACCGTATTTGATAGAAAACCTTGTAATTTCACATTTACTCTGTCTGTATTACCTAACAAACTACTTACGacttaacaattttttttatataactttattgaacaaatgCAAGTATACAACATAAAGAACAATCAATGCAGTATACAACATACAATCAATATACAAcacaaacaatgttaaacagccaGGGGAGTCGATTCATTAAATATTTGCAGAGAGTTACAAATTTCAATAGTTCTGAGAGCTTTTTTGTTGGAGGAAAAGGATAttgattttatgtaaaaagtTACATCTTTAATGAATTGTGGGAAGTATGGTGTTTTATTagtaaatttacatttatgtatgTAGAATTTTGCCAGaagaattaataaattaattataaaaaatatcttttgttttttgggggtcctgaaaaaacaaagtaatacaTTTTCCCATTTCAAGGAGAAATCTTTGAAGACATGAATAATGATGAATCTACTGAACTCCTTCCAAAATCTccgtgtggacaaacagtgccAGAAAAGATGAATTACTGTTTCTGGGTGATCTCCACAGAAACTACAATCAGTAttaatatcttttttaaattttatcatATAATGTTTGGCAGGGTAAATTTTATGGAGAATTTTAAAGGATACTTCTTTTaccttatttattattaaatactTATGAGGGATCGTCCAGACTGCTTTCCAGTTGATATCTGGAACAAATTGATtccaataatttaaaatatacgGGGGAGCGGTATAAATCTTTTGAAATAATCTGCGTATTTTTATATTAGTAGTACGCCCATATGAGAAGCATATTTTTCCTACCGGTGACTCATCCGCATTGGATATTGTATTTTGATTAGGTATCAAATTATCAGTGTTCTTAAATAACATTACTATTCCTGAGGGGATAGCCTTCTGCACCATTGAAAACTCTTGTAAAGTAATAGGTAAATTATACTGTGATAGGAATTCGTTATAGTTTAACAGCTGCCCCTCCTTATTAAATATTACGACTTAACTAATATTTGAGAATCAGAGATGTGACTACGCATGCGCGAACATTCTACTTAGTCTTGTGTTTGCCATTGTCACAAGTACAATGCAATGTAGCCGTTATGATACATAATTAAAGGGAAAATAACAGGACCACctgcagaaatgctgttttcctCTAGGTGGGTCGGTTAATAAATGAAGTTGATTAGTTAATTAAATTGCCTCTTCGCTACAGATGGGATGTATTTCATCCCAatcaaagatggatggatggatgtaattAAAGTCCTGATTTTAACTAGATGACTGTGATTTGCTatttttgtgaattattgtCTCATCAATAAGAACTGGATTATGGCAACAATgcaaaagaaatatataaaaagaaacaattcaTTAGGGGGGGGGATTGTATAAAATAAATGAGCTCACCTTTAGGCAGCAAATCAAATTGTGCATGACTTTAAATTATCATTATACTAAATGAATCAAATGTGATTTGTGTGTATTGTATGCATTACTGCGAAAAAGTCTCTTTGATTATGAATAATTAGACTAAAGCAGCCAGCATTGTCTTGTCATCACTgttcattttattctttattttctaatcaatgTATTACTATATCTGAAATGGGTTTGATATATACATGTGTGTTGgtagttgtttttattgtattcaaTCATTTAATCAATCAAATGTTCTCGTTTCATCCTGTTTAGGGACAGCAGATGTGAAATAGCATCATGGCTAAAATTGGACATAATTACATCTTTTAGTCTCTGGACATATGTTCAGTAATGTGTccatataaaataaatacaataagataaaatatatttatcttaTTGTATTTATCTGCAGTAAATATCTGCAGACTTAAGAAAATCAGCTGTAAACATTCATTTATCAAAAGAGATTCCCATAAACAGATTCATGACACGTTTATTGTTGAGGATGAAGTCAGTCGGTCATGATGTGGAGATCAACACCATCACTTACAGGAGTTCGGATTCTTATTTATAAATTGGTGATGTAACATGCCCCATATAACTTTGACTTCGTGTCCATCAGCACACCCCAGCTCGAGTTAAGCCATGCTTCTCCTCATCTGCAGGTAAGGTTCCCGGAGACGACTGCCCGCTGGTGTGGGGTCAGTGCTCCCACTGCTTCCACATGCACTGCATCCTGAAGTGGCTGAACTCCCAGCAGGTGCAGCAGCAGTGTCCCATGTGTCGCCAGGAGTGGAAGTTCAAAGAGTGACGTGTCACGGTtcagaacaacaacaaataactgTTCCCGACACAAAACCTGGGCGGACAATGACAAGAACAGACTCTGAGCGCAGCACGTCTTCACAGGAAAAGGCGAGGATTCCCGCCTTTAGGTGCTGAGCTGGCCGTTTGTGCCCGTCACTTTGGGAGGTTTCCCACGATTTCAGACTCTCGAAATGACATCTTGGCTGGCAAAACCTGCAGTTACGTAACTTGACAGTTACGTTTTCGAAAGTTATGTGAAAGTTGTCACAGAAAAGGAATGTTaataaaatgttgctttaaaattcattgttttctgcctttttatgCCTAATAAATGGGTTTTAGTTGGAACAAAATGAGGAGCAGAAAGGCACAAATGTAAGAAtctgtttcagtttatttaaacaaagtataaaaaaaacagtagattCAAAATGACGACAGTGTTTGCTGGATTTACAGGTTAAAATGTGtgcatatatataaaaaatgtgaaactcTGAAAGCATTCAGCAGTTAAGACATCAGCTTGCAGCTCCATTCGTTAACTTGGAGGAGGTCCGGTCACCTCTGGTCAGGCCTCTGTCCTCCTCAGCCCTGCAGCTCCGTGAGAACTGAGGCAGCTCAGGACATCGGAGTCCACGATAAACGCAGCTTCTCTTGCTCGCCTATTTCTGCAGCACTTGCAGCAGCTTTTTAGATGAGAGTGAAAAACCCCAGAAGCTGGCCGCTCTCAGTCGTTTGCTGCCAACCCGAAGAGCTCCAGCAGCTCCCTGTTGTCCAGGTCAATGAGGTCGGCCGGCTTCTCCCCACAATCGTTCTCCAGCTCGGGGTCTGCACCCAAAGAGAGCAGGTATCTaggaaccaaaaacaaaacaaatgaaccgCAAGAACCTGCAGATCATCTGACTTCTTCTTGTGTTGCCGCGGTGATggaaagccccaaaaagccacGGATGCTCACCGTGCAATGTGTGGGAAGCCGTCACTGCAGGCCATGTGCAGCGGGGTCCATCCCTCCTCATCCCTCTGATGGATGTCTGCTCCGTAATGCACCAGCAGTTTCACACACTCCAGGTTTCCAGACAGCACCGCCTCATGGATGGCCGCCATGCCTGTGCAGGGATGGAGAGCGAGGCGGTCAGCTGCGTGTGGAAACCAGCTTGACGGCGAGCTTTCACCAACTCCTACCTGAGTGGTAAATGGTGCCCAGGCTCACTCTTCCGGCTCGGATGAAGCGTCCGATCCTCTCCAGCTCGCCGTGCCTTACATAGTCCTGGAAAACGATGTCGTTGGGGAAGTGGACGCTCCGGGCTGGCTTCAGGGAGGCCGCAGCCTTACAGGACAGTGGAACGCCACACTTCTGGGTGTACCTGGTAATTCCCACAGACTGGGAGACGGGGCATTCGTAGTATTTCATCCTGATCTTCAAAGCTTGCAGGGTCCTCTCGACAGTTGGGCTTCCTTGAAGGGgtcagtggggaaaaaaagccagtCAGTTCTTCTCAGAGCAGCGCACTCGTCCGCAGATCTGTTCTCTTGAAAGCCCAGCCTCCCCGATGTCTCTTATATGCTCCGTTGGGCTATTTTAGGAGGAAGCTTCCCGCACATCCAATGGCAGCGGTTTGGAAGATGAGTAGCTCGTCGGCCCAGAGCCCACCCGCCTGCTAACCAGTCACAAGCCTCGAAGGCAGCTCACATCTCCAGGGGTATCAGTCAGTAACCTGCACCTACGTGTCACACACTGATATCCACATCCAAGGCATGAGGGACACCCCTCCAGCTGGCATAGGGGTGGGGGTGAACGCTGGAGGCTTCTGGTAAACACCAGGCAGGATGAAAGTGGTTTGCTGCTGCATTGTCTGGATGCCAAGTGTCCTGTGATGACCGTTGACTCCACTGACATAAACAGTCAAGAAAAACTGTTGATATTAATAGTAAATATTTGTCAAGAACGGAGTGGAAATGACCATTTCTGTATAACAGTCCCTCTCCACATGGATGCTGGGAAATGTGTAAAGAAGAAAGTGTTGATAGAAAAGTCTGCCGCATTTTAAAGAATCATTTAAAACAGCCAGACTCTTTGACCAAACCACTCTTCCTACtgttcatttaacccttgtgctatcctatgaccccccccctacattgacgtgttctccctaccatgacaaaggtggataaaggtggaaagatttcatgtaatccatggacaccagtgaagatgacaaatcattgaagaaaaaaggttcagagcactgtctagtgggtctagatgacccaactcccaatggtaaagtgcctagcatagcacaagggttatccaGCAGCCCTAAGAATAACATAAGGGACCAAGTGCAGAGCCCTGTGGCACACCAACTCCAAAAATAACTTATtagggaaaagaagaaaaaaaaactgaaaccaaaaacatacTGGTGTTAAAAGCATCAAATGAAccaattgttttatttcatctgAATGGGACGTTCCCAATACAGAGTAAACCAATAAGACAATGtcaattttattacttttatcacAAATGATTAgaaattttacaaagaaattttAAGTGAGTTTGAAAATTTTAGTCAAAAGTAGATCTAAATGAGTTTTCAAGTATGCATTGATAACTGAAAAGGTTAATAGAGGGACATCTTTGGTTTGTAAATGTTAGATCATTCAACAAAAAAGCATTTCGATTAAACAGTTACAGCAgtttatatgaaataaaaatattcttccTGATCTTTTAACCAGAAGCACCAACAATAACATAAAGGACCAAGTACAGAGCCCTGTGGTACACCAACATTAACTATTGGAGAACAAGCAAAACACATACTGGTGTTTATAGCAataacaaatgattttttttttttttggctaaacgAGACTTTCCGCATTTGGATTAACCTAAACCTGAAAAAGAACAGCCAGGGCTAGACTACCAAACACTCAGGTTCTCCAATTATCTTTAGTAATCTGCTCCAAAAATGTATAAGTCTTTGAAACGTCCAAGTTACAATAGAGAACCGGCGCCAGttggtttagtttttaaaaagcagaccATTAAAGCAGCATGGGAATGTCAATGATTTTACATTATTACATATACATACCAAGGTTGGAATTCTACCATAAAAAGTAATTTGACTATTCGAGTCAAAAGCAGATTTAAATGAGTTTTCAAGCTGGTGAGGCATTGGTGACCAACTGAAAATGTCAAGTAAAAGTGGAAGATTACCAACAATAATGCAGGGAAGTACAGAGCCCTGTGGTACACCAAAATTAACTActattggaaaacaaaaacataccgGTATTCGTCACAGTAAGACATTAAGTAGTTCAATCTAAATGGGACGTTCCTAATTTGGCCAATTTGTAGAAACCTAAACCTGGAAGAGCAGATTTAAACTAAACCTACAACAATAAGATTCTCCGTTATCTTTTCTAATCAAAAAGTTAAGACAAGTTGACTCAATTTCAAGACGTGGATGAAGAAGGAAACTGCTGACAGTtcaagaaaaaccaaacaagcaaacatctTTATGTATTATTGTTTATTGGCCACCATTTCACGTTTTCCACAGTAATTTGTATTATGATGGAATGCTTtgttagtcccccccccccccccccactgctcCACAAACATCCATTAACCTGCTCCACttacagacccccccccccctcctcctgccAATCACACAGTGCATTCACTCCAACCACACATTCCTCACAGCATTtgtaacacacacatgcatgcacacacacgagCGCTAAAGGGATGTGGGAGGTCAACAGTATggacggggggggggcggggcgTGCGACCGTTACTCCCCACCTCAGATATCAACAGGCTCCTCCCTCAGACCCCACTGGCCAGTAAACTCCAATCTGTCCGCTTCAGGAACGGCGGTGAATCTCTGATCAGGCATTAATGCAGTGCGAGCCGTCAGGACCGCTTCAGGGTCAGACCGGGTCTGAGGGGAGGCGTCCTCGGGCCAACGCTGCCCCAACCGGAAACAAGGGGGCACAATGGTGCAGTACAAATGACAAGAAGTCtcgacaaaaccaaaacaaaaaactgtgacATTAAATAATAGTTTCCCCAAACTGTTGTtagcttaacaaaaaaaaaaaaaaggattcagtAGAAATGCTGAAATGACAGGTGAACAGAAATATttggaaagaaatgaaatgaaaatgattggTCATGGCTACAAACGAGGGCGGAGGCTCTTTGTGCTGCACTGGACAAACTAAAGACATTAATGGCCCCTTTTCCCCTGAGAGATCGATCGGTCCTCACACAAATCCTACACAACCTCTGGTCGTCTGAAAACCTGTCAAAGGGAGGACAACACCGGCAGCCCCCACCTCGTCGACGAATCCAGGTGACACCTCAACTCCACAATGAACACTTTCAAGAGGGGGGAGAAGCAAACATTTCAACAACTAGATCtcaatgccttttttttaacatttagtttAGATATAAACAAGGCAAACTGCTGATATGGAGCTCTATAGACAAGGCATCGAGGTCTCCCACAGTGGTGGAGCGCTGATCCAAAGAGTCCCCCCCCCACCTGCAAAGACGAGACCATTGTGGTCAGAAGTTGCAAGGTTTAAGATGTGGATGGAGAAAAGAAAGACCGTCCATCGGGGCCGGCTTTCTgacagggaaaaataaaataaaataaaaaactgggaAATTAATGTTCACAGAACTGGGAGAGTCCTCAAAGAAGTGAAGTGGTGACGGTGACTGGTTGAAAGGGTCGGGGTGGGACTCGTCTCCTCTCGCTCTCTCCTTTcgtctcctcctctgtctggtgTTTACAACTCGTCGTGTCCATCCTCGCCTCCATCCTCCAGGTCAGAAAGGTCATCCGCATCGTCCAAATCCTGGGAAGCACAGGAGTCTCAGTGAGCAGGAAACCCAAAGCCTAAATTCTTCCGCATCACAGATGCAGGGTTTCGAGCAGCGGACGCGTTCATCTGGCAGAACCAACTCTGCCGTTTTAGCTTGCATGCAGACACGCACGTGCCGCTTTCAATCAGGACGCTCAGGTCTTCCTGCAAATCCCAGTAAGCAGCTGCAACAGCTGCAGGAGGCATTAGAGGTCTGAAGTCACTGCGACGCAATTAGACTTCAGAGAAAATACTTTGGTGTCTACAGTGAAGCGGGATTGTGGGTAAAACCGAGGACTCCCTGCAGGAGCCGAATGcatagaaaggaaaaaaaaagctcctcaGGCTTAAATACTTGATCTACACATATTCATGTTTTAAAGTAATTGTAAAATTCTGTCATCTTGTCTCAAGGCTGTGAGTCTGCAGTGCTTCCCATCAGGTGGTTTGAACGACCTCACCTGGGATTCCACGTCATCATCGTCGTCCCCAGCAGGAGCGCCGCCTTCTTTCCCTCCACTCTCCAGGAACTTTGTGAAGCCCTCCAGCGTTCGCTCGCCATTGTAGTCAATCACCTGAAGCGAGAATGAACGTCAATAGATGTGCATCCGATGGATTTGGTCATTTTAATTCAGAGATTTGTAGTCGATTGGTTTTGGTTTTCAAGTTGGTTCGGATAGGGACAACCACAACCACCAAGCGTTCAAGTCTACAGCAGAACTGCAGGTCTTTCTGTAGAACTGGTTCCCACGCACACCAACAGTCTGATCTCTAGAGTTGTCACACAGCTATGTGTGTGAAATATGTTCTCCCCATCCAGTGAGCTGCACCACCTGCTCGGGAACCAGGTGGTGGTTTAACCCTCAACCCCATAATGCAGGGAAGCATTGGGccccattttcattttttagagtctttggtacgACACGaccatggatttgaactcacaaccttttAACTGTCAGGGGCAGATGCCATCACAAGGCCACCGAGTTAGAAGGATAATGTAACGACCTTTTCCCCCCAATAGTAGCAATGATCTGGTATTAGGAAATCTAGATTTCTCCCAGTAAAGCTGATGTTTCCTGGTGTCCATCCACGGTAATCTGATACATTTTATGGTTTCACATCTACACGAGGCAGGAAACCGAAATTCATCTAGAAATGTGTATCCAAGGTAACAGTTTCCTCCTTGTGGAAACCAAACAGAACAGCAGCAaagtgttgccttttttttatacgAAGAGGAGACCAGGggattattatcattattttttttaaacggcaattgtaattaccgtattttccggactataagtcgcactttttttcatagtttggcaaggggtgcgacttatactccgcagcgacttatattagaaataaattgaaataaatacattgttaaccctcctgttatgttcatttgtgaggaacagagatgatgttcctgggtaaatttgatgtatgaggtatgttaagtgttaaaagtatgttaagtgactcagagaatcagcaaacttttttttacagtaagatcttgaaggctaacaacataatattctattttccaatgatttcatagattcagaaatgcaataaaagtgaaaactgtttctacaaatacaggatgaaaacagagtattagttggccaatgatgcttcatgaaaggaataaataattaagtaagagaaagaattactgtgaaattattagataaacagtctgctatgattgtgtcatataaggttgtgaaagttaaaatgcgacttatagtccagtgcgacttatgtgtttttttctactttataatgcatttttgggctggtgcgacttatactccggtgcgacttatagtccggaaaatacggtatttccATACATATCAGATGATCAACTACAACACGTAGACCAACGGCTTCCAGGTTTCCAGTCTTTGTAAGCGGCCTCCGTGACCCCAGAGCTTAGTCATGGCCAACATGAGGGCGCTTGGTCAAAAACACACCCGAGGATTATGTTTTACCGACTTTTAAGTTAAGAAGGCGGCGCCATGAAGTAAATGGCGAGCTGCTCACCTGTCGCTCCTCTCCTGCAGGGAAGAACTTCAGAGTGGGAAAGCTGTGGACTTTGACAGATTCGATCTCATTGGCTGTGGAGTCCATCTTAGCCACAACGATGTCAGAACTGTCCTTGTATTTCTCTCCCAGTTTGTCCCAAATGGGGGCCAGCTGTTTGCAGTGTCCACACCAGGGTGCATCTGGAAAGAAAAGAGGAATTATGCACAAATAATTATGCAGATCTTTGCATCACAAACTGTAACTAGTTAGGAAATAGTTTCCTACTTGAATTATTCAGGGTATAATATAAACTTCGTGGCTTTGCTCCAGCTTGAATGTCTAGGAACTCCCCACCCACCTTATGCCTAAACCATAAGCCGTTTTTAAACAGCCAGACGTGGAAAATTTCTCCAAAAATAGTCAGCGTTTGGCCGAGGATGGCTGTGAAGATTGCCTTGCACTTATATATAACCAAGTCTTTTCAGGGTCAGTGTCTGGTAGCCCTTTAATTTGCTGAGATGCGagttgggggggagggggggtgtcaTCAGATGCTTCGAGAATCTGACCCTTCAATATTTGGCTAGTCCAGTTTCCCACCCAAGACGGAGGCTTTGCCAGCTTTCAGCCGCTGCAGAGCTGAAAAGTAAGACTTCAAATAGATGTCAGGAGTTGAGGGAAAACGAGGAGCCCTTACAAAACTCGATGAAGACGTTCTTTTTGGGGTCGAAAGCAACCTCCTCAAAGTTTTTGCCGACCAAAACCTTGACGGGGTTTTTGTCCCAGTCTTCAGGGATGTCCTGGCTCATGAGGTGAGGCTGTAAGGAGATGAATTTACAGATGTTACTGCAAAGaattgtagcataaataaaaaagcttgtCAAGTCCCACTtgcatgaaaattgtgtttctggtgtttttaacatgttctgttctgatggaggacatttataaagaaaattacactaaaaaattgcatttttctgagtattgatttattcaaattgttgtaaatcaggagaaaaaggaaaaataacatttgaaaaattaataggatgggcgggccacaagttccctgtaTCAGAGACGGGGAaggaggggcggggttgctttgcCCCAGCGGTCCCACCCATAAACCATTGGCAAATTTCTGCCCCTTTGTAGAAACTATGGCTGTGTCCAAATCTGAGGGCTGCATCCCTTCTGGGCTGCATTTGTAGGCGGCTTACGTCACGGCGCCGCGACAAGTCCTGTCCAAACTCAACGACTCCTTCAAATGCGGCCAACGAACACGGCCTTCTTTTTCCCCGACTTCAAAGATCGGTGTGGTGTATCCTATGCTGTACATATCCCAGGATGCATTGCGGCCGAACCAggagattttctgacaacaatggcGGACTGTGAAGCGGGACCCGGAGTTGGAGATAATTACTCCTTTTTATAATTAAACCCCcaagattaaaagttggatcaaataagCCAGGAAAATGTTGAGCTCCATGACGGTTTTACTACTCCTCTCTTTTCGGGAATTACGGTTGCTAGGCGACAGGACATCCGGCTGAAATCATCTAAAGGCTGGACTCGTCCAAACTAACAGCCGATAACATCCGGCCTACCCGTTCAATGAAGGGCCAAAAGGTCGCCCGGGAAGGCCGCAGATTTTGAAGGAGGTAGCCCTCAAATTTGGACATGCCGTGTTTTAGAAATCgacaagttttttatttttattttggctagtAATGGCAAAAATCATCactaaaagaacactgggaatgctttgaaaataaatcccaaaaagatgatcggaatgcatcctaaaatgtgtttcttgtttttacctTAAGTTTGCCTTCAACAAACTGTGTGCAGAAGGCCACGATGCTCTCTGCGGTGATGTCTTTGCTCTCTGGTTTATATTTGGTCATTTCGTCCTCCAGGGTGATGAGGCGGATGGCGGGGCACTCTTCCTTCTTCAAGCCGAAGAACTCCAGGATGCGCTGGTTGTCGTCGACGTCGCTGTCGATGAAAATGAAGAGAATCTGGACAGAGAGGCAGGGGGCGGTCAACATCCGAGTTGGTTCCAACACGCATTCATGGTGCAGAGACCGTTTCCCCACCTGACCCTTGAATCCTGCTGCAGCTTTCTTAAACTGCTCCATCTTCTCCTGGAAGTCTGAAGCAGCTTTGGGCAAAAACATGAGGATGTGGGACTTGATGTCTCCGCCGAAGATTTTAGGCGCGGTCTGCACAGAATGAGAGATTTAGCAACGTCGCACCGACAGCTTTTCATTGGGACGTCACGGCGGAGTGATGGCAGGTACCTGCTCGGTGAACTCGATGACCAGAGGCAGCTGGTTGGCTTTGACAAAAGCAAGGAGGCCGTCTTTGGTCAGCTCCCCATCAAAGGTGTTTCGCCCTTCGTCAAACTGTGGAGCAAACGGACATCAGCCGCTGATCTGTTTTAATCTGCCTGAGAACAACCAAAATagaatctgaaaaaaataaaataaaacttactgggaaaaaaaaggagggggttGATGGGAGGGATACGAAACGAAGCAAATCTGAAAGCCTCTGTTTATTAAAGCGAACACCTGCTTTCACACGCTCCCGCATAACTGCGGGGCACACGTCAGCGCCGTTTATAACCGCGAGGAGATACCGGCGTGAACCGGAGACCCGACAATGGCAGTTAGAGCTGGGCTGTCTGAGCCAACTTGAAAGGGGATCATCCGACTCTTTAAGGGGTCTAGATATTAAAAGCGGCTTCACACTGAGGCAACCTCATCCCAGTGACACACCATCTATGAAAGTGACTCTGCAtcagaaaccccccccccccccccccccctctccccagGTTGGATCTACATGGGAGCAGCTATAGAACGATGCACACAAATGcacctgaaaaaaagaaattcattcaGCTTTCCACTCGCATTCTGGACTTTAAACCTGGTTGAGATAAGGAAACAGCAATGACCTTCAAGCCCAACATGTTGAGTGTTTCTGCACGACCACCACATTTATCAGCTGTAATCTTTCCACGCCGTCAGTGGTTTTTGACACACAGCCTCCTCCAGATTGAGATCAAAGTGCAGCCCATCACACACCACAAAATCTGACCATtttgagcatcagaatgagctCCAAACCTGCAGCCAGCTGCATTTTGGAAAAGTGTCTGGTGATTTTGTCAAGTTCCAAGCATCTCAGCAGATATAGAGCCACTCTTGGAAGGAAGTGTCAGCATAGCTGCTTACTTTAATGAGTTGTTAGATCTATTCTTATGATACCCCAACCCATGATATTTCTACGCATCTGAGGgggcaaaaatgtaaatatcttCACATATAAAAAGCTTCCCTTTTTAGCACAAACGATTTCCAGTTAGAACAGACATTTTATACTAATATTTTTGcttatcttaaatgtttttggtgCAGACTAAAACCCTGATCTGCTGGAAAGGTTTGGATTTACTTATAAGGAAAAATGTGTGCGGTCAAGAAATCAGGAGTTACAGAACGCCGTCCAGTGGATCACAAAGCAAACATGAAGTGAGAAACTGTAGATGCACATATTGTGTGTTTACTCTGTGTGGGTTTGATATCTAATCTTAATGAATAAAATtctgtacagaaacaaaaccaaGCAGGAAGCTGCTGTATTTAGTCT
The sequence above is a segment of the Oryzias latipes chromosome 1, ASM223467v1 genome. Coding sequences within it:
- the anapc11 gene encoding anaphase-promoting complex subunit 11, whose protein sequence is MKVKIKQWNGVASWLWVANDENCGICRMPFNGCCPDCKVPGDDCPLVWGQCSHCFHMHCILKWLNSQQVQQQCPMCRQEWKFKE
- the LOC101155165 gene encoding protein phosphatase 1 regulatory subunit 27, with amino-acid sequence MKYYECPVSQSVGITRYTQKCGVPLSCKAAASLKPARSVHFPNDIVFQDYVRHGELERIGRFIRAGRVSLGTIYHSGMAAIHEAVLSGNLECVKLLVHYGADIHQRDEEGWTPLHMACSDGFPHIARYLLSLGADPELENDCGEKPADLIDLDNRELLELFGLAAND
- the p4hb gene encoding protein disulfide-isomerase — encoded protein: MLKFLMLCTLAVASRAEIAEEEDVLVLKKSNFDEALQAHPNILVEFYAPWCGHCKALAPEYAKAAGMLKAEGSQIRLGKVDATEETELAQEFGVRGYPTIKFFKGGDKESPKEYSAGRQADDMVNWLKKRTGPAVTSLTEVTDAESLIADNEVAVIGFFKDANSDDAKAYEKAAEAMDDVPFAITSSDAVYSKFEVSKDGVVLFKKFDEGRNTFDGELTKDGLLAFVKANQLPLVIEFTEQTAPKIFGGDIKSHILMFLPKAASDFQEKMEQFKKAAAGFKGQILFIFIDSDVDDNQRILEFFGLKKEECPAIRLITLEDEMTKYKPESKDITAESIVAFCTQFVEGKLKPHLMSQDIPEDWDKNPVKVLVGKNFEEVAFDPKKNVFIEFYAPWCGHCKQLAPIWDKLGEKYKDSSDIVVAKMDSTANEIESVKVHSFPTLKFFPAGEERQVIDYNGERTLEGFTKFLESGGKEGGAPAGDDDDDVESQDLDDADDLSDLEDGGEDGHDEL